The Bacteroidales bacterium genome contains the following window.
AAAGTCCTATTTGATGATGAATGATTTACGCCGTGCAAAATCATATTACTCTCGCTTAATCAGATCAAAAGCTCACCATCAAAAACCGGAACTTCAATTAGAATACGCTCGTATTTTATTAGGTCTTGCAAATTATGAAGAAGCAAAGAAACAGTTTGAAGCCTACCTCCTACTTGTCCCCAACGATCCTCGAGCTTTAATTGGGTTGAAATCTATAGATAAGATTAAAGAATGGACAGAAAATCCAATAGACTATACTATTGAAAATATCCGTAAGATAAACACACGTTATAGCGAATTCTCACCGGCATATTTCGACAAAAATTATCAAAGTATAATTTATACCACCACACGCGAAGAAGCTACCGGAAAGGCAAAAGACGGCTGGACAGGCATGGATTTTAGTGATTTATACTCTAGCCGGATTGATAGTAAAGGCGTTTGGACAACACCAGAAACTATTGATGACACCGAAACTATAAATACTTCGGCTAATGAGGGGCAGGCTACTTTAAACGACCGTTTTAATACTATGTATTTCACACGCTGCTTCCAATCAGAGACTACTGCCAGCGGTTGTGCCATAATGAAGGTTAAACGATCGGGGCGACTTTGGGGAGAACCTAAAATGGTTTTCTTAGGTGGTGATAGCACTAACTCCATTGGACACCCAACACTTTCAAACGATGAACGTACCATAATTTTTTCTGCTGATTTCTCTAACGGATTGGGAGGACAAGATTTATATATAGCTCACCGTAAAAAAGATAGCGATAAATTTATGCGTGCCCATAATTTAGGAGGACTAATAAATACCTCGGGAGAAGAGCTATTTCCCTTTCTACGCAACGACACTCTTCTTTATTTTGCATCTAATGGTCATATTGGGATGGGTGGATTAGATATATATAGAGTAACAATTAAAGGTGATACAGCAGCTTCCGAAATTGTAAATATGGGTGTTCCAATAAATACATTTTCCGATGATTTTGGAATAACATTCAATCCAAATGAATTTGAAAGCGGTTTTTTCTCTTCCAGTCGTAAAGGCGGCAGAGGAAAAGAAGATATTTACTCTTTTAGTTTACCTCCGATAGAATATGCAATTAAAGGAACAGTGATAGATGATTATAGTCTTCAACCTATTAAAGACTTGGAAGTTTTACTTAGCGATAATTCAAAAAATACATACAAAAGCAAAACCAATTCTAAAGGTCAATTTAGCTTTCCTTCTTCTATTGTACAAAAAAGAAAAGACTACGAATTAAGCTTTGAAAAAGAAAATTATTTTACACAAAAAATAAATGAATCTACAAAGGGGTTGGAACACAGCAAAACTTTTGAAGAAGTCGTTAAGCTAAAACGTATACCTGAAAGACCCATACTTCTACCCGAAATTCTTTTCGATTTAGCTAAGTGGGATTTAAAACCAATATATGAAGATTCTCTTCGTGGCTTAATAGGTACTTTAGATGCAAATCCCGATATTGTTATCGAACTTGGAGCCCATACCGATGCACAAGGCAATGCCGAGCAAAACGATATTTTAAGTCAGAAGCGTGCAGAATCGGTTGTAGATTACTTAATTGACCGCGGTATTGATCCCGGCCGATTGGTAGCCAAAGGTTATGGCGAACGTTCACCCAGAACACTTGAAAAAACTATCAACAAAAAAGGATTTACATTTGATGAAGGAACGGTGCTAAACGAAGAGTATATAAAACATCTTCAAGATGATAAAAAAGCTGTAGCCAACGAACTCAACCGAAGAATTGAGTTCCGCGTTTTAAGAAGAAATTACGAAACTATCGATTACAGCAAACAAGATACAATCAAAAGTATTGCCTTGGTAGATGCAGGAATGGAAAACGCCATCCAAGTAGATTTAATTGATAATGACCTTTGGGAGATGGCAGCAAAAACTAACGATTTCCCTATTAGGCTTATTTATACGCCCCTCACCAAACTTAATACCTTCAGTGTTGAATTTGCCTTAAAATTATTAGAAGATGGTATTATTTCCAAAGACGATTTTGAAGGTGATGCCGAAAGTCTTATCCAAGTTGGAACCATAGCTCACAAAACACTTATCAATATCCGTGAATTATCTATTGGAAATAAGAAAATCAAAAATGTTCAGGTTTGGGTTTGGCACAATTCGCTCTATCCATTCATTATTAATACCGAAACATTAAACCGTTTTGGAAAACCCGAATTCGATACAAAAACCAATAAAATCCTGATCTTCAAATAAATGAGCGATTCTTTAAAATATAACCAGCGAGGAGTTTCGGCATCAAAAAAAGATGTTCATGAAGCCATTAAAAACATAGATAAAGGATTATTTCCAAAAGCATTCTGCAAAATTATCCCCGATATTTTATCTAATGATAATGATTATTGTACGCTAATGCATGCCGATGGAGCCGGCACAAAATCATCTTTGGCTTATATGTATTGGAAAGAAACGGGTGATTTATCCGTATGGAAAGGAATAGCA
Protein-coding sequences here:
- a CDS encoding OmpA family protein codes for the protein MLNHRSLFLSLIFLLTTTFLIAQNRNIKIADEAFANERYTEAVQKYLKGYKKLKKNRLEKARVNMQIAKSYLMMNDLRRAKSYYSRLIRSKAHHQKPELQLEYARILLGLANYEEAKKQFEAYLLLVPNDPRALIGLKSIDKIKEWTENPIDYTIENIRKINTRYSEFSPAYFDKNYQSIIYTTTREEATGKAKDGWTGMDFSDLYSSRIDSKGVWTTPETIDDTETINTSANEGQATLNDRFNTMYFTRCFQSETTASGCAIMKVKRSGRLWGEPKMVFLGGDSTNSIGHPTLSNDERTIIFSADFSNGLGGQDLYIAHRKKDSDKFMRAHNLGGLINTSGEELFPFLRNDTLLYFASNGHIGMGGLDIYRVTIKGDTAASEIVNMGVPINTFSDDFGITFNPNEFESGFFSSSRKGGRGKEDIYSFSLPPIEYAIKGTVIDDYSLQPIKDLEVLLSDNSKNTYKSKTNSKGQFSFPSSIVQKRKDYELSFEKENYFTQKINESTKGLEHSKTFEEVVKLKRIPERPILLPEILFDLAKWDLKPIYEDSLRGLIGTLDANPDIVIELGAHTDAQGNAEQNDILSQKRAESVVDYLIDRGIDPGRLVAKGYGERSPRTLEKTINKKGFTFDEGTVLNEEYIKHLQDDKKAVANELNRRIEFRVLRRNYETIDYSKQDTIKSIALVDAGMENAIQVDLIDNDLWEMAAKTNDFPIRLIYTPLTKLNTFSVEFALKLLEDGIISKDDFEGDAESLIQVGTIAHKTLINIRELSIGNKKIKNVQVWVWHNSLYPFIINTETLNRFGKPEFDTKTNKILIFK